One window from the genome of Flavobacterium agricola encodes:
- a CDS encoding OsmC family protein, with the protein MSRQVVNVLGFSSNENQFVVKSQNFSVKISNQITNSDLETPNPLEFLLSGIAGSINATGQIVAKELNMELKSIQVEISGEIESKKFEGEKTRSRAGLRGIEVVIKPTSNASLTHLKQWMDIVKERCPVYDNLINNTPVNISLVKDFLQKNVA; encoded by the coding sequence ATGAGTAGACAAGTCGTAAATGTATTAGGATTTTCGAGTAACGAAAACCAATTCGTAGTAAAATCACAAAACTTTTCTGTGAAAATTAGCAATCAGATTACGAATTCTGATTTAGAAACCCCAAACCCTTTGGAGTTTTTATTATCCGGAATTGCAGGAAGTATTAATGCTACAGGTCAAATTGTTGCTAAGGAATTAAACATGGAGCTCAAATCTATTCAGGTTGAAATTTCTGGTGAAATTGAATCTAAAAAGTTTGAAGGAGAAAAAACCAGATCTCGTGCAGGTTTACGTGGTATAGAAGTCGTCATAAAACCTACTTCTAACGCTTCTTTAACTCATTTAAAACAGTGGATGGATATCGTAAAAGAAAGATGCCCTGTATATGATAATTTAATAAATAATACCCCGGTTAATATATCGTTAGTTAAAGATTTTTTACAAAAAAATGTTGCGTAG
- a CDS encoding fumarate hydratase: MSDFIYQDPYPIHKDDTEYRKLTSDYVKVEKLGDREILTVDPKGLELLAEVAMSDVSFMLRTSHLEKLRAIIDDPEATDNDRFVAYNLLQNAAVAVKGELPSCQDTGTAIVLGKKGENVFTGANDAEALSKGIYNTYINKNLRYSQIVPISMFEEKNSGSNLPAQIDLYSTEGNSYEFLFLAKGGGSANKTFLYQQTKSLLNEKSLEAFVKAKIMDLGTAACPPYHLALVIGGTSAEATLATVKKASAGYYDNLPTTGNMAGQAFRDLAWEERIKKICQESGVGAQFGGKYLVHDVRVIRLPRHAASCPVGLGVSCSADRNIKGKITAEGIFVEQLETNPERMLPATAPHLEEPVTIDLDLPMKEILAELTKHPIKTRVMLNGTVIVARDTAHAKIKEMLDNGQPMPEYFKNHPVYYAGPAKTPEGMPSGSFGPTTAGRMDGYVDQFQAAGGSLVMLAKGNRSQQVTDACKKHGGFYLGSIGGPAAILAKDNILNVEVVDFPELGMEAVRKITVKNFPAFIITDDKGNDFFQNL, from the coding sequence ATGTCAGATTTTATATACCAAGATCCATATCCGATTCATAAAGACGATACTGAATATCGCAAATTAACTTCGGATTATGTAAAAGTTGAAAAATTAGGTGACCGCGAAATCTTAACGGTAGACCCAAAAGGATTAGAACTTTTAGCAGAAGTTGCCATGAGTGATGTTTCTTTCATGTTACGTACTTCGCATTTAGAAAAACTTCGCGCTATTATTGACGATCCTGAAGCAACAGATAACGACCGATTTGTAGCTTACAATTTATTACAAAATGCAGCCGTAGCTGTAAAAGGTGAATTACCATCTTGTCAAGATACAGGAACAGCAATTGTTTTAGGTAAAAAAGGAGAAAACGTTTTTACTGGTGCAAACGATGCAGAAGCTTTATCTAAAGGAATTTACAATACCTACATAAATAAAAACTTGCGTTATTCTCAAATCGTTCCTATTTCTATGTTCGAAGAGAAAAACTCAGGTTCTAACTTACCAGCACAAATTGACCTTTATTCAACAGAAGGAAATTCGTACGAATTTTTATTCTTAGCTAAAGGTGGAGGTTCTGCTAACAAAACTTTTTTATACCAACAAACCAAATCGTTATTAAACGAAAAATCGTTAGAAGCATTTGTTAAAGCTAAAATTATGGATTTAGGTACAGCAGCTTGCCCGCCTTATCACTTAGCTTTAGTTATTGGTGGTACATCTGCAGAAGCAACTTTAGCAACCGTTAAAAAGGCATCAGCTGGTTATTACGACAACTTACCAACAACAGGAAACATGGCTGGACAAGCTTTTCGTGATTTAGCTTGGGAAGAACGTATTAAAAAAATCTGTCAAGAATCTGGCGTAGGTGCGCAGTTTGGTGGTAAATATTTAGTGCACGACGTTCGCGTAATTCGCTTACCACGTCACGCAGCATCTTGTCCGGTTGGTTTAGGTGTTTCTTGTTCTGCAGACAGAAATATTAAAGGTAAAATTACTGCCGAAGGTATTTTTGTTGAACAATTAGAAACTAATCCAGAACGCATGTTACCTGCAACAGCTCCGCATTTAGAAGAGCCGGTAACTATTGATTTGGATTTACCAATGAAAGAAATTTTAGCTGAACTTACTAAACATCCTATTAAAACACGTGTGATGTTAAACGGTACTGTTATTGTTGCTCGAGATACGGCGCATGCTAAAATTAAAGAAATGTTAGATAACGGGCAGCCAATGCCAGAATATTTTAAAAACCACCCGGTATATTACGCAGGGCCAGCTAAAACCCCAGAAGGAATGCCTTCAGGTTCATTTGGTCCAACAACAGCGGGCCGTATGGATGGTTATGTAGATCAGTTTCAGGCTGCAGGCGGTTCATTAGTTATGTTAGCAAAAGGAAACCGTTCTCAACAAGTTACAGATGCTTGTAAAAAACATGGCGGTTTTTACCTAGGTTCAATTGGTGGTCCTGCTGCAATTTTAGCAAAAGATAATATTTTAAATGTTGAAGTTGTTGATTTCCCTGAATTAGGCATGGAAGCGGTTCGTAAAATTACCGTTAAAAACTTCCCGGCATTTATTATTACAGATGATAAAGGAAACGATTTTTTCCAGAATCTATAA
- a CDS encoding AI-2E family transporter, whose translation MNKTEFITLPFLVKLTCILVSLYFIFYISIVGQAVWVPLFLSFLVATLLLPLANFLENKVRIPRLITSLLAPIIFALIVVGVLYFLGLQMIQFKNDIPGFKNQITDLFHSLQVFIYEHFGIDEYQQLHYINNNAESTLKKSTSIVGQLVFSLTAILTSSAFVFLYTFFILLYRRHLLKFVVWCFKPQHKSNIKFVSSQIKSIVKQYLVGLSIQITCVTTLLFIAFSIIGINYAFLFAALCGILNLIPYIGIFSATVLASLVTLATGTPIHALWVIVSVIVVNSIDGNIITPKVIGSKVQLNSFLVFFGLIVAESLWGIAGMFLAIPLLAITKIIFDNVEGLIPFGFLLGEEQVDTPEFDALYNNKDVLPSPDQGIIQHTEIQDETTSELENKFDNKKEE comes from the coding sequence ATGAATAAAACAGAATTTATAACCTTACCTTTTCTTGTCAAGCTAACTTGTATTTTAGTTAGTTTGTATTTTATTTTTTACATCAGTATTGTTGGTCAGGCTGTTTGGGTACCTTTATTTTTAAGTTTTTTGGTTGCAACCTTATTGTTGCCATTAGCTAATTTTTTAGAAAATAAAGTTCGTATTCCACGCCTAATTACTTCACTGCTTGCGCCAATTATTTTTGCTCTAATAGTTGTTGGTGTTTTGTATTTTTTGGGTTTGCAAATGATTCAGTTTAAAAATGATATTCCTGGGTTTAAAAATCAAATAACTGACTTGTTTCATTCTTTGCAAGTGTTTATTTATGAGCATTTTGGGATTGATGAATACCAACAATTGCATTATATTAATAATAATGCCGAATCTACCCTTAAAAAAAGTACATCAATAGTTGGTCAATTGGTTTTTTCATTAACTGCGATTTTAACATCCTCAGCGTTCGTATTTTTATATACCTTTTTTATTTTGCTTTATCGCAGGCATTTATTAAAGTTTGTGGTTTGGTGTTTTAAACCACAGCATAAATCAAACATTAAGTTTGTGTCTTCTCAAATTAAAAGTATTGTAAAGCAGTATTTGGTTGGGCTATCTATTCAAATAACTTGTGTTACAACGTTGTTGTTTATTGCATTCAGCATAATTGGTATTAATTACGCGTTTTTGTTTGCTGCCTTGTGCGGAATTTTAAATTTAATACCTTATATCGGTATTTTTTCTGCAACGGTATTGGCTTCGTTAGTAACATTGGCAACCGGAACGCCTATTCATGCGCTTTGGGTAATTGTTTCGGTTATTGTTGTTAACTCGATTGATGGTAATATTATTACGCCTAAAGTAATTGGATCTAAAGTGCAGCTAAACTCATTCTTAGTATTTTTTGGATTGATTGTAGCCGAAAGTTTATGGGGCATTGCCGGAATGTTTTTGGCTATTCCTTTATTAGCCATTACCAAAATTATTTTTGATAATGTAGAAGGGTTAATTCCTTTCGGATTTTTATTGGGCGAAGAACAAGTTGATACACCTGAATTTGATGCGTTATATAACAATAAAGATGTTTTGCCATCTCCAGATCAAGGTATTATTCAACACACAGAAATACAGGATGAAACAACATCAGAATTAGAAAATAAATTTGATAACAAAAAGGAAGAATAA
- a CDS encoding CoA transferase subunit B, translating into MALDKIGIAKRIAQELKDGYYVNLGIGIPTLVANYVPQNMNVEFQSENGVLGMGPFPFEGEEDADVINAGKQTITTLPGASFFDSALSFGMIRSQQIDLTILGAMEVSENGDIANWKIPGKMVKGMGGAMDLVASAQNIIVAMMHVNKEGESKVLKKCTLPLTGVNCVKKIVTELAVMDVTPNGLRLIERAPGISVEQILQATEARLLVEGEIPEMNI; encoded by the coding sequence ATGGCTTTAGATAAAATAGGTATTGCAAAACGAATAGCTCAAGAACTTAAAGATGGTTATTATGTAAACTTAGGTATTGGTATTCCAACCTTAGTTGCCAATTACGTACCTCAAAATATGAATGTCGAATTTCAGAGTGAAAATGGCGTTTTAGGCATGGGGCCGTTTCCTTTTGAAGGAGAAGAGGATGCCGATGTAATAAATGCCGGAAAACAAACCATTACTACCCTACCTGGCGCTTCTTTTTTTGATTCGGCTTTAAGTTTCGGAATGATTCGTTCCCAACAAATCGATTTAACTATTTTAGGAGCAATGGAAGTTTCTGAAAACGGCGATATTGCAAATTGGAAAATTCCGGGTAAAATGGTTAAAGGCATGGGGGGTGCTATGGATTTGGTTGCTTCAGCTCAAAACATTATTGTTGCTATGATGCATGTAAATAAAGAAGGCGAATCAAAAGTTCTTAAAAAATGTACCTTACCTTTAACCGGTGTAAACTGCGTTAAAAAAATTGTAACCGAATTGGCTGTAATGGATGTTACCCCAAACGGATTGCGATTAATAGAACGTGCGCCGGGTATTTCGGTAGAACAAATACTACAAGCCACCGAAGCGCGTTTACTTGTAGAAGGAGAAATACCAGAAATGAACATTTAA
- a CDS encoding CoA transferase subunit A, producing MITKKVNNVAEALEGVTDGMTLMVGGFGLSGIPENAIAELVNRNIKQLTCISNNAGVDDFGLGLLLQGRQIKKMIASYVGENKLFERQMLSGELEVELTPQGTLAEKCRAAQNGIPAFYTPAGYGTEIAEGKEVREFNGKKYILEEAFQADFAFVKAWRGDEAGNLIFKGTARNFNACMAGAAKITVAEVEELVPLGTLDPNQIHIPGVFVKRIFQGENYEKRIENVTVRTRK from the coding sequence ATGATTACTAAAAAGGTTAATAATGTAGCAGAAGCATTAGAAGGCGTGACAGACGGCATGACGTTAATGGTTGGCGGATTTGGCTTAAGCGGAATCCCAGAAAATGCCATTGCTGAATTGGTTAATCGCAACATAAAACAATTAACCTGTATTTCTAACAACGCCGGCGTTGATGATTTTGGTTTGGGCTTGCTACTACAAGGCCGACAAATAAAAAAAATGATTGCCTCGTACGTGGGTGAAAATAAATTGTTTGAACGTCAAATGCTGTCGGGTGAATTGGAGGTTGAATTAACTCCGCAAGGAACTTTAGCCGAAAAATGTAGAGCGGCACAAAACGGAATTCCTGCTTTTTATACGCCGGCAGGTTACGGAACTGAAATTGCCGAAGGCAAAGAAGTACGCGAATTTAATGGTAAAAAATATATTTTAGAAGAAGCCTTTCAGGCTGATTTTGCTTTTGTAAAAGCATGGCGCGGCGACGAAGCTGGTAATTTAATTTTTAAAGGTACAGCACGTAATTTTAATGCTTGTATGGCTGGCGCTGCTAAAATAACGGTTGCCGAGGTTGAAGAACTGGTTCCGTTAGGAACGCTCGATCCCAATCAAATTCACATTCCTGGGGTTTTTGTTAAACGTATTTTTCAGGGCGAAAACTACGAAAAACGTATAGAAAATGTAACGGTACGAACGCGTAAATAA